GGCTCTTCAATTACAGGTTGGAAAGGCATTAATGAATCTGACATGGTGCTAATGCCAGATCCAACCACTTTCGTATTAGACCCTTTCACAGAAGAAACAACAGCGCTTATTCGTTGTGATATTTTAGAACCTGGTACTATGACAGGTTATGATCGTGACCCACGTTCAATTGCTAAAAAAGCTGAAGCTTACCTAATTTCTACTGGTATTGCTGACACAGTATTGATTGGTCCAGAGCCAGAGTTCTTCTTATTTGACGATGTCCGTTTTGGTACCGACATGTCAGGTTGTTTTGTTAAGATTGACGCAAAAGAAGCATCATGGAACTCAGCTAAGAGCTATGAAGAAGGTAACACGGGTCACCGTCCAATGGTGAAAGGTGGTTATTTCCCAGTTGCACCAGTTGATTCTTCACAAGATTTACGTTCGGCAATGTGTTTAGTACTTGAAGAAATGGGTCAAGTAGTTGAAGCGCATCACCACGAAGTAGCAACAGCGGGTCAAAACGAAATCGCAACACGTTTCAATACGTTGACTAAGAAAGCTGATGAAATTCAAATTCTAAAATACGTTGTTCATAACATGGCGCATGCTTATGGTAAGACAGCGACATTTATGCCAAAACCAATCGTTGGTGACAACGGTAGCGGCATGCACGTGCATCAGTCTTTAGCTAAAGACGGGGTAAACTTATTCGCAGGTGATAAGTATGCTGGTTTGAGTGATTTAGCGCTTTACTACATTGGCGGCATTATTAAGCATGCTCGTGCATTGAATGCGTTCACTAACCCAAGCACTAACTCTTACAAGCGTTTAGTGCCACATTTTGAAGCGCCTGTAATGCTTGCATATTCTGCACGTAACCGCAGTGCTTCAATTCGTATTCCAGTGGTACCAAGCCCTAAAGGCCGTCGTATCGAAGCGCGTTTCCCTGATCCACATGCAAACCCATACTTAGGTTTCTCAGCATTACTTATGGCTGGTCTTGATGGTATTCAAAACAAGATCCACCCAGGTGAAGCAATGGATAAAGATTTATATGACTTACCTCCTGAAGAAGCTGCTGAAATTCCACAGGTTGCAACGTCATTAGAAAACGCACTTGAACATTTACAAGCTGACCATGAGTTCTTGACTAAAGGCGGCGTATTCAGCGAAGACTTTATCCAGTCTTATATCCAACTTAAAACGGCTGAAGCAGAACGTGTTGCACGTACTACTCACCCACTTGAGTTTGAGATGTACTACAGCTTGTAATTCTTGAATACAATTGCTTAAACAAGCAAACCAATAAAAAACCCGATAATTGATTATCGGGTTTTTTTTTGCTCAAAAGAGGTGAGAATGATAGTTTTCAGCAAATGTCAGAAGAGGTGATAAACAGCCGTGAAGAGTTATCTCAACGAGTCAGAGATCGCACTGCAGATTTAGTTATTGCCAAAACTAAAGCGTTACATTTAGCCAATCATGATGTGGTGACTGGACTCGCTAATCGGTTGTCGAACAGGCAGGCAACTGAGCGTTTACGGGATAAAAAACAGCCGTTCTCAATCCTTTTTATCGATCTCGATGGATTCAAAGTCATTAATGATACTTACGGGCACGGCATTGGCGATGCTTTGCTAGTCAAAATTGGTTAACAGGTAAGTAAGCATTTGTTTCCGAGTGAAATTCTTGCGCGTTATGGTGGTGACGAGTTTGTATTACTTTTACCGAATGATATCGACAGTGACGCTGTTATGGCCACTGCCAACAG
The nucleotide sequence above comes from Shewanella sp. Arc9-LZ. Encoded proteins:
- the glnA gene encoding glutamate--ammonia ligase; protein product: MSVESVLKQLVELEVKFVDLRFTDTKGKEQHVSIPSHQVNEDFFEDGKMFDGSSITGWKGINESDMVLMPDPTTFVLDPFTEETTALIRCDILEPGTMTGYDRDPRSIAKKAEAYLISTGIADTVLIGPEPEFFLFDDVRFGTDMSGCFVKIDAKEASWNSAKSYEEGNTGHRPMVKGGYFPVAPVDSSQDLRSAMCLVLEEMGQVVEAHHHEVATAGQNEIATRFNTLTKKADEIQILKYVVHNMAHAYGKTATFMPKPIVGDNGSGMHVHQSLAKDGVNLFAGDKYAGLSDLALYYIGGIIKHARALNAFTNPSTNSYKRLVPHFEAPVMLAYSARNRSASIRIPVVPSPKGRRIEARFPDPHANPYLGFSALLMAGLDGIQNKIHPGEAMDKDLYDLPPEEAAEIPQVATSLENALEHLQADHEFLTKGGVFSEDFIQSYIQLKTAEAERVARTTHPLEFEMYYSL